In the Streptomyces fradiae ATCC 10745 = DSM 40063 genome, one interval contains:
- a CDS encoding ArsR/SmtB family transcription factor, with protein MGHGTDARSSATTRERLDIVGTADVAATLQALATPSRLRILARLQEGPSSVSDLASAVGMEASACSHQLRLLRNLGLVTGERHGRSIIYALYDNHVAELLDQALYHVEHLRLGVRDLPAGTPEPAVAD; from the coding sequence ATGGGCCACGGAACAGATGCCAGGAGCAGCGCCACCACACGCGAACGCCTCGACATCGTCGGGACCGCCGACGTCGCTGCCACCCTCCAGGCCCTCGCCACACCCTCCCGGCTGCGCATCCTCGCCCGGCTCCAGGAAGGCCCCAGCTCGGTGAGCGACCTCGCCAGCGCCGTGGGGATGGAAGCCTCGGCCTGCTCCCACCAGCTACGCCTGCTGCGCAACCTCGGCCTCGTCACCGGCGAACGCCACGGCCGCTCGATCATCTACGCCCTCTACGACAACCACGTCGCCGAACTCCTCGACCAGGCCCTCTACCACGTCGAGCACCTGCGCCTGGGCGTCCGCGACCTCCCGGCCGGGACGCCCGAGCCCGCCGTCGCCGACTGA
- a CDS encoding serine hydrolase domain-containing protein — MDLSQRPARTKGLRLAAVASSAVLLSLAAGTLPAQAAPAAPASAPAPAPAAVAERHVPRLDREALRASLDAVHEAGMYGTYSAVRDGSAHWHGAAGVADTDTRRPVRPGFQHRVGSITKSFTAVAVLQQVHAGRVDLDAPVARYLPDLVPGEQGRATTVRMLLNHTSGLGDHIAGAFPGILQDPGKALDTGRFRHWAPEDLIRIGLATPSPVPRGTYGYSNTNYLILGELLREVTGEDPERYITRHVIRKAGLRHTYFPRTARLTGPHSRMYESMYGMIDPARDYSVYDMSWAGVAGNLVSTMDDLNSFYRQLLTGRLLGPAELREMKTTVPAYEAPPGEEAVMRYGLGIYTTRMSDGRWYWGHDGAVFGAGTMALSSEDGRHQVAVGLNLMKYQRLDDNGLPQPHAVDAALIRHVEGALAGGPRPAASARTAAPALTLLPTAAEPRPLAAADPLKR; from the coding sequence ATGGACCTCTCGCAGCGCCCCGCCCGCACCAAGGGGCTGCGCCTCGCCGCCGTCGCCTCGAGCGCCGTCCTGCTGTCGCTCGCCGCCGGAACCCTGCCCGCACAGGCCGCCCCGGCGGCCCCGGCCTCCGCCCCGGCCCCCGCCCCGGCGGCCGTCGCCGAGCGCCACGTCCCCCGCCTCGACCGGGAGGCCCTGCGCGCCTCCCTGGACGCCGTCCACGAGGCCGGCATGTACGGCACCTACTCGGCCGTCCGCGACGGCTCCGCGCACTGGCACGGTGCCGCCGGTGTCGCCGACACCGACACCCGGCGCCCCGTCAGGCCCGGCTTCCAGCACCGCGTCGGCAGCATCACCAAGTCCTTCACCGCCGTCGCCGTGCTCCAGCAGGTCCACGCGGGCCGCGTCGACCTGGACGCGCCCGTCGCCCGCTACCTGCCGGACCTCGTCCCCGGCGAGCAGGGCCGCGCCACCACCGTGCGGATGCTGCTCAACCACACCAGCGGCCTGGGCGACCACATAGCCGGCGCCTTCCCCGGCATCCTGCAGGACCCCGGCAAGGCGCTCGACACCGGCCGCTTCCGCCACTGGGCCCCCGAGGACCTCATCCGCATCGGCCTCGCGACGCCCTCGCCCGTGCCCCGCGGCACGTACGGCTACTCCAACACCAACTACCTCATCCTCGGCGAGCTGCTCCGCGAGGTCACCGGCGAGGACCCGGAGCGGTACATCACCCGCCACGTCATCCGGAAGGCCGGGCTGCGCCACACCTACTTCCCGCGCACGGCCCGTCTCACCGGCCCGCACTCCAGGATGTACGAGTCGATGTACGGCATGATCGACCCGGCCCGCGACTACAGCGTCTACGACATGTCCTGGGCCGGCGTGGCCGGCAACCTCGTCTCGACCATGGACGACCTCAACTCCTTCTACCGGCAGCTCCTCACCGGCCGCCTCCTCGGCCCGGCCGAACTGCGTGAGATGAAGACGACCGTCCCCGCGTACGAGGCGCCGCCCGGCGAGGAGGCCGTCATGCGCTACGGCCTCGGCATCTACACGACGCGGATGTCCGACGGCCGCTGGTACTGGGGCCACGACGGCGCCGTGTTCGGCGCGGGCACGATGGCGCTCTCCTCCGAGGACGGCCGCCACCAGGTGGCCGTCGGCCTCAACCTGATGAAGTACCAGCGCCTCGACGACAACGGCCTGCCGCAGCCGCACGCCGTCGACGCGGCGCTGATCCGCCACGTCGAGGGCGCTCTCGCGGGCGGCCCGCGTCCGGCAGCCTCCGCCCGCACCGCCGCCCCCGCGCTCACCCTGCTGCCCACGGCCGCCGAGCCCCGGCCGCTCGCCGCGGCCGACCCGCTGAAGCGGTGA
- a CDS encoding DUF72 domain-containing protein yields MDGILTGTCSWTDPALVSSGWYPRGRRDAEGRLRHYADRFPLVEVDSTYYGMPSARNSRLWAERTPDGFRFDVKAFSLLTGHPTRPAALPADLRPALARHGGTRRTPADPAFLDEVWHRFAAALGPLRDAGRMGAVLFQLPPWAQPGPRTRAFVEECRARTRGWRVAVEFRHPGWWAEGGRADTAALLGGLGMAAVAVDTAAGLPGSLTPDVPVTSPALSVVRFHGRSAAWGTGGKEERFRHDYTEDELREWLPRVRALADRAAEVHVLFNNCCGDAAVRAAGTMAALLGQEPRTAAPTEAPGTAGPRPRSSGAHGNGAAGHTGCDTNSPDRRSAPATSGTGTQEASCPD; encoded by the coding sequence GTGGACGGCATCCTGACGGGAACCTGCTCGTGGACGGACCCGGCCCTGGTCTCCAGCGGCTGGTATCCGCGCGGCAGACGCGACGCGGAGGGGCGGCTGCGGCACTACGCGGACCGCTTCCCGCTGGTGGAGGTCGACTCCACGTACTACGGCATGCCCAGCGCCCGCAACAGCCGGCTCTGGGCGGAGCGCACCCCGGACGGCTTCCGCTTCGACGTGAAGGCGTTCTCCCTGCTCACCGGTCACCCCACCCGGCCTGCCGCGCTCCCCGCGGATCTGCGGCCCGCGCTCGCCCGGCACGGCGGGACCCGCCGCACACCGGCGGACCCGGCCTTCCTGGACGAGGTGTGGCACCGCTTCGCCGCGGCGCTCGGCCCGCTGCGCGACGCCGGCCGCATGGGCGCCGTGCTCTTCCAGCTGCCGCCGTGGGCGCAACCGGGCCCGCGCACCCGCGCGTTCGTCGAGGAGTGCCGGGCGCGGACGCGGGGCTGGCGGGTGGCGGTCGAGTTCCGCCACCCCGGCTGGTGGGCGGAGGGCGGGCGGGCCGACACGGCCGCGCTCCTCGGCGGCCTCGGGATGGCGGCCGTGGCCGTGGACACCGCGGCGGGGCTGCCCGGCTCGCTGACCCCGGACGTGCCGGTCACCTCGCCCGCGCTCTCCGTCGTCCGGTTCCACGGCCGCAGCGCGGCCTGGGGCACCGGCGGCAAGGAGGAGCGCTTCCGGCACGACTACACGGAGGACGAACTGCGCGAGTGGCTGCCGCGCGTCCGCGCCCTCGCCGACCGCGCGGCCGAGGTCCACGTGCTGTTCAACAACTGCTGCGGGGACGCCGCCGTCCGCGCCGCCGGGACCATGGCCGCCCTCCTCGGCCAGGAGCCGCGGACGGCCGCCCCCACAGAGGCCCCGGGCACGGCCGGCCCCCGACCCCGGTCCTCCGGCGCACATGGGAACGGCGCGGCGGGGCACACGGGTTGCGACACGAACAGCCCGGACCGGCGCTCAGCGCCTGCCACGTCCGGCACCGGCACACAGGAGGCGTCATGTCCCGACTGA
- a CDS encoding DUF6328 family protein has product MKAAAPAAGTPAAGRGAALVSTGTPPLPGAAPHHAVDHERPETARDRVNRRWNEILQETRVAQTGVQILFGFLLSVAFSPLFRDLAMADRVIYVITVVLGASATASLIAPVSLHRFLSGQRMKDEMVDIAHKLMMCGMVLLALTIGCTLLLILHVVVSGLLAELLVAGVMLWFALCWYVLPLWLRRRSARRLARRSVRS; this is encoded by the coding sequence ATGAAGGCCGCGGCCCCGGCCGCGGGGACACCCGCCGCGGGCAGGGGGGCGGCCCTCGTGAGCACGGGGACGCCGCCCCTTCCCGGCGCGGCCCCGCACCACGCGGTGGACCACGAGCGGCCCGAGACCGCGCGGGACCGCGTCAACCGCAGGTGGAACGAGATCCTGCAGGAGACGCGGGTGGCGCAGACGGGTGTGCAGATCCTCTTCGGATTCCTGCTGAGCGTCGCCTTCAGCCCGCTGTTCCGGGACCTGGCCATGGCCGACCGGGTGATCTACGTGATCACGGTGGTGCTGGGCGCGTCCGCGACCGCCTCCCTGATCGCCCCCGTGTCGCTGCACCGGTTCCTGTCGGGGCAGCGGATGAAGGACGAGATGGTGGACATCGCCCACAAGCTGATGATGTGCGGGATGGTCCTGCTCGCCCTCACGATCGGCTGCACCCTGCTGCTGATCCTCCACGTCGTGGTGTCCGGCCTGCTCGCCGAGCTGCTCGTGGCCGGGGTGATGCTCTGGTTCGCGCTGTGCTGGTACGTACTCCCCCTGTGGCTGCGCCGCCGGTCCGCCAGGCGGCTCGCGCGGCGGTCGGTCCGGAGCTGA
- a CDS encoding glutamate--cysteine ligase 2: protein MRSVGVEEELLLVDRENGEPRALSHAVLAAASRDPRGNEEVFESELQRQQLEFATSPRTDMGDLAEEIRRWRAEAARHAEGVDASVAALATSPLEVSPTLGTDERHLWLQEHFGLTTQEQLTCGCHVHVSVESDEEGVAVLDRIRPWLPVVLALSANSPFWQGEDSGYASYRNRVWGRWPSAGPVEVFGSADRYHQQVADMIASGALLDEGMVYFDARLSKAYPTVEIRVADVCLDASTTVLLATLLRGLVDTAAREWRDGVPPTRHGVALLRLATWRAARSGLEGELIHPETMRPAPAEAVVRALFDHVREALDANGDTAGAQKALAELLDGGNGARVQRRILHRTGSLRSVVAECVRRTLE from the coding sequence GTGCGGAGTGTGGGTGTCGAGGAAGAGCTGCTGCTCGTCGACCGGGAGAACGGGGAGCCTCGTGCGCTGTCCCATGCGGTGCTGGCGGCGGCCTCACGCGACCCGCGGGGGAACGAGGAGGTGTTCGAGAGCGAACTCCAGCGCCAGCAGCTGGAGTTCGCGACCAGCCCGCGGACGGACATGGGGGATCTCGCCGAGGAGATCCGCCGCTGGCGGGCCGAGGCGGCCCGGCACGCCGAGGGTGTCGACGCCTCCGTCGCCGCCCTGGCGACGTCCCCGCTGGAGGTGAGCCCGACGCTCGGCACCGACGAGCGGCACCTGTGGCTGCAGGAGCACTTCGGCCTCACCACGCAGGAGCAGCTGACCTGCGGCTGCCATGTGCACGTGTCGGTGGAGTCCGACGAGGAGGGCGTGGCCGTACTGGACCGGATCCGGCCCTGGCTGCCGGTCGTGCTGGCGCTCAGCGCGAACTCGCCCTTCTGGCAGGGCGAGGACAGCGGGTACGCCAGCTACCGCAACCGGGTGTGGGGGCGGTGGCCCTCGGCGGGGCCCGTCGAGGTGTTCGGCTCCGCGGACCGGTACCACCAGCAGGTGGCCGACATGATCGCGAGCGGGGCGCTGCTGGACGAGGGGATGGTGTACTTCGACGCCCGGCTGTCCAAGGCGTACCCGACGGTGGAGATCCGGGTGGCGGACGTGTGCCTGGACGCCTCCACGACGGTGCTGCTGGCCACGCTGCTGCGGGGCCTGGTGGACACGGCCGCGCGGGAGTGGCGCGACGGGGTGCCGCCGACGCGGCACGGGGTGGCGCTGCTGCGGCTGGCGACCTGGCGGGCGGCCCGTTCGGGCCTGGAAGGGGAGCTGATCCACCCGGAGACGATGCGCCCCGCCCCGGCGGAGGCGGTCGTGCGGGCGCTCTTCGACCACGTGCGGGAGGCGCTGGACGCGAACGGCGACACGGCGGGCGCCCAGAAGGCCCTCGCCGAGCTGCTGGACGGAGGCAACGGCGCCCGCGTGCAGCGGCGGATCCTGCACCGGACGGGAAGCCTGCGGTCCGTGGTGGCCGAGTGCGTCCGGCGCACCCTCGAGTAG
- the tatA gene encoding Sec-independent protein translocase subunit TatA: MGTFSAWHLAIVLGVVVLLFGSKKLPEMARSLGKSARILKSEAAAMKAENGEKKADETTLPPSRPAS; the protein is encoded by the coding sequence ATGGGAACGTTCAGCGCTTGGCACCTCGCCATCGTGCTCGGAGTCGTCGTCCTGCTCTTCGGCAGCAAGAAGCTGCCGGAGATGGCGCGCTCCCTCGGCAAGTCCGCGCGGATCCTCAAGAGCGAGGCCGCGGCGATGAAGGCGGAGAACGGCGAGAAGAAGGCGGACGAGACGACGCTGCCGCCGTCCCGCCCGGCCTCCTGA
- a CDS encoding cation:proton antiporter regulatory subunit, which yields MSSTPLPGIGVRYDLTTREDRRLSVVAQRDGARVLNAYRRDDPDECALSVKLTAPEAEALIDALMPAHHSPSLLSTTDLGLVAERIELSSTSYWCGRLLGDTRMRTETGVSIVAVLRRADAVPAPGPDFRLAGGDTLIVIGTREGVDAAAAILGRE from the coding sequence ATGAGCAGTACACCGCTGCCCGGAATCGGGGTCCGCTACGACCTCACCACCCGCGAGGACCGCCGCCTGTCGGTGGTCGCGCAGCGCGACGGCGCGCGCGTGCTCAACGCGTACCGCCGGGACGATCCGGACGAGTGCGCGCTCTCCGTGAAGCTCACCGCCCCCGAGGCGGAGGCGCTGATCGACGCGCTGATGCCGGCGCACCACAGCCCGAGCCTGCTGTCGACGACGGACCTGGGCCTGGTGGCCGAGCGGATCGAGCTGTCGTCCACCTCGTACTGGTGCGGGCGGCTGCTCGGGGACACCCGGATGCGCACCGAGACGGGCGTGTCCATCGTCGCCGTGCTGCGCAGGGCCGACGCCGTCCCGGCACCCGGGCCGGACTTCCGGCTGGCCGGCGGGGACACCCTCATCGTCATCGGCACGCGCGAAGGCGTCGACGCCGCCGCCGCGATCCTCGGAAGGGAGTGA
- a CDS encoding cation:proton antiporter: MHSSAVFLIEFGAIILGLGLLGRLAGRLKFSPIPLYLLAGLAFGTGGLLPLGASEEFVAIGAEIGVILLLLMLGLEYTATDLVTNLKTQYRSGLMDAALNALPGAAMALLLGWGPVAAVVLAGVTWISSSGVIAKVLGDLGRLGNRETPVVLSILVLEDLAMAVYLPIITALLAGVSLAAGSATLAVALGVAGLVLFLAVRYGRVISRFVSSDDPEKLLLVVLGLTLLVAGIAQQLQVSAAVGAFLVGIALSGEVAEGAHNLLSPLRDLFAAVFFVFFGLHTDPSSIPPVLVPALALAVVTAGTKIATGYWAAKRAGISAKGRWRAGGTLVARGEFSIVIAGLAVTAGIEPSLGPLATAYVLILVVLGPLTARYTEPVATRLSARLRGGGPDGVPSAAPRAEMLDPVEDGAPRA, from the coding sequence GTGCACTCGTCCGCTGTCTTCCTGATCGAGTTCGGTGCGATCATCCTCGGCCTCGGCCTGCTGGGGCGCCTCGCCGGGCGGCTGAAGTTCTCGCCCATCCCCCTCTACCTGCTGGCCGGTTTGGCGTTCGGCACGGGCGGGCTGCTCCCGCTGGGCGCGAGCGAGGAGTTCGTGGCGATCGGCGCCGAGATCGGCGTCATCCTGCTGCTGCTGATGCTGGGCCTGGAGTACACGGCCACCGACCTGGTCACCAACCTGAAGACCCAGTACCGCTCCGGCCTGATGGACGCGGCGCTGAACGCGCTGCCCGGCGCCGCGATGGCGCTGCTGCTGGGCTGGGGCCCGGTCGCGGCGGTCGTCCTCGCGGGGGTGACGTGGATCTCGTCGTCCGGCGTGATCGCCAAGGTCCTCGGCGACCTGGGACGGCTCGGCAACCGGGAGACGCCGGTGGTGCTGAGCATCCTGGTCCTGGAGGACCTGGCGATGGCGGTGTACCTGCCGATCATCACCGCCCTGCTCGCCGGGGTCAGCCTCGCCGCGGGCAGCGCGACCCTCGCCGTCGCGCTCGGCGTGGCCGGCCTCGTCCTGTTCCTCGCGGTCCGGTACGGCCGGGTGATCTCCCGGTTCGTCTCCAGCGACGACCCGGAGAAGCTGCTGCTCGTCGTGCTCGGCCTCACCCTGCTGGTCGCGGGGATAGCGCAGCAGCTCCAGGTATCAGCCGCGGTCGGCGCGTTCCTGGTGGGCATCGCCCTGTCCGGTGAGGTCGCGGAGGGCGCGCACAACCTGCTCAGCCCGCTGCGGGACCTGTTCGCCGCGGTGTTCTTCGTCTTCTTCGGCCTGCACACCGACCCGTCGAGCATCCCGCCCGTCCTGGTGCCCGCGCTGGCGCTGGCCGTCGTGACGGCCGGTACGAAGATCGCGACGGGGTACTGGGCGGCGAAGCGCGCGGGGATCTCCGCCAAGGGCCGCTGGCGCGCCGGTGGGACGCTGGTGGCGCGCGGCGAGTTCTCCATCGTCATCGCGGGCCTCGCCGTCACGGCCGGCATCGAGCCGTCGCTCGGGCCGCTGGCCACGGCGTACGTGCTGATCCTGGTCGTCCTGGGGCCGCTGACCGCCCGCTACACGGAGCCGGTCGCGACCCGGCTGAGCGCCCGCCTGCGCGGCGGCGGACCGGACGGGGTGCCGTCCGCCGCGCCGCGCGCGGAGATGCTCGACCCGGTCGAGGACGGCGCGCCCCGCGCGTAG
- a CDS encoding globin domain-containing protein, producing MLSEQSAPVIRATLPVVGAAIGEITELFYKKLFTDRPELLRDLFNRGNQASGEQQQALAGSIAAFAGMLLEHPHARPDAMLSRIAHKHASLGVTSEQYKLVHQHLFGAIVEVLGDAVTEEVAAAWDEVYWLMANALIAVEARLYQEAGAAEGATWRPMRIVERHEETADAMSLVLRPADGTPAGAFRPGQYVSVQVELADGARQIRQYSLSAAPGTGQWRITVKRVRGGAGPEGEVSSWLHAHARAGGVLQVSAPFGDLVLPEGDGPLLLASAGIGCTPMLSMLHHLAAEGGNRSVTVVHADRTPADHAHRDELRRLAAGLPGAALHLWYEEPGDDTAASRGTVDLAALDLPEGVTAYLCGPLPFMRAVRGDLLRRGVPARDVHYEVFGPDLWLGSED from the coding sequence GTGCTGTCCGAGCAGTCCGCCCCGGTCATCCGCGCCACCCTGCCCGTCGTGGGCGCCGCCATCGGCGAGATCACCGAGCTGTTCTACAAGAAGCTGTTCACCGACCGGCCCGAACTGCTCCGCGATCTGTTCAACCGGGGCAACCAGGCGAGCGGCGAGCAGCAGCAGGCCCTGGCCGGCTCCATCGCCGCCTTCGCCGGCATGCTCCTGGAGCACCCCCACGCCCGGCCGGACGCGATGCTCTCCCGCATCGCCCACAAGCACGCCTCCCTGGGCGTCACCTCCGAGCAGTACAAGCTGGTCCACCAGCACCTCTTCGGCGCCATCGTCGAGGTCCTCGGCGACGCCGTCACCGAGGAGGTGGCCGCCGCCTGGGACGAGGTCTACTGGCTGATGGCCAACGCCCTCATCGCCGTCGAGGCGCGCCTCTACCAGGAGGCGGGCGCCGCCGAGGGCGCCACCTGGCGGCCCATGCGGATCGTGGAGCGGCACGAGGAGACCGCCGACGCGATGTCCCTCGTCCTGCGCCCCGCCGACGGCACGCCCGCCGGCGCCTTCCGTCCGGGCCAGTACGTGAGCGTCCAGGTGGAGCTGGCCGACGGCGCCCGCCAGATACGCCAGTACAGCCTCTCCGCCGCGCCCGGCACCGGTCAGTGGCGGATCACCGTCAAGCGGGTCCGGGGCGGCGCCGGACCGGAGGGCGAGGTGTCGTCGTGGCTGCACGCGCACGCCCGCGCCGGCGGCGTCCTCCAGGTCTCCGCGCCCTTCGGCGACCTCGTCTTGCCCGAGGGCGACGGACCGCTGCTGCTGGCCTCCGCCGGGATCGGCTGCACGCCGATGCTGTCGATGCTCCACCACCTGGCGGCCGAGGGCGGAAACCGCTCCGTGACCGTCGTCCACGCCGACCGCACCCCGGCCGACCACGCCCACCGCGACGAGCTCCGCCGCCTGGCCGCCGGGCTCCCCGGCGCGGCGCTGCACCTGTGGTACGAGGAGCCCGGCGACGACACGGCGGCCTCGCGCGGCACGGTCGACCTGGCCGCGCTCGACCTGCCGGAAGGCGTCACCGCGTACCTCTGCGGCCCGCTCCCCTTCATGCGCGCGGTGCGCGGTGACCTCCTGCGGCGCGGCGTGCCCGCCCGCGACGTCCACTACGAGGTCTTCGGCCCCGACCTGTGGCTCGGCAGCGAGGACTGA
- a CDS encoding RrF2 family transcriptional regulator, which yields MRLTKFTDLALRAVMRLAVEDGGGSPTTREVAESMGVPAAHMAKVVTRLQHLGVLEARRGRGGGLALTALGRGASIGWLVRELEGDGEVVACEGETPCPLRAACRLRGALRDAQEAFYAALDPLTVADLVSSPTGPVLVGLVGRRPG from the coding sequence GTGAGGCTGACGAAGTTCACCGACCTGGCGCTCCGCGCCGTCATGCGGCTCGCCGTCGAGGACGGCGGCGGCTCGCCGACCACCCGCGAGGTGGCCGAGTCGATGGGCGTGCCGGCCGCCCACATGGCCAAGGTCGTCACCCGGCTCCAGCACCTGGGCGTGCTGGAGGCCCGCCGGGGTCGCGGCGGCGGCCTGGCGCTGACCGCGCTCGGCCGTGGCGCGTCGATCGGCTGGCTGGTGAGGGAGTTGGAAGGGGACGGCGAAGTGGTCGCCTGCGAGGGTGAGACGCCGTGCCCGCTGCGTGCCGCGTGCCGGCTGCGCGGGGCCCTGCGCGACGCGCAGGAGGCCTTCTACGCCGCGCTCGACCCGCTCACCGTGGCCGACCTCGTCTCCTCGCCCACCGGTCCGGTGCTCGTCGGCCTCGTCGGCCGCCGTCCCGGCTGA
- a CDS encoding glyceraldehyde-3-phosphate dehydrogenase — protein MTVKDDSFTNWKNREEIAESMIPMIGKLHRERDVTVLVHSRSLVNKSVVSILKTHRFARQIAGEELSVTETLPFLQALTTLDLGPSQIDIGMLAATYKADTRGLSVEEFTAEAVAGATGENKIERREPRDVVLYGFGRIGRLVARLLIEKTGSGNGLRLRAIVVRRGGDQDIVKRASLLRRDSIHGQFQGTITVDEAKSTIVANGNEIKVIYANDPSEVDYTAYGINDAILIDNTGKWRDRAGLSHHLRPGIAKVVLTAPGKGDVPNIVHGVNHDTIKPDDQVISCASCTTNAIVPPLKAMADEYGVLRGHVETVHSFTNDQNLLDNYHKADRRGRSAPLNMVITETGAASAVAKALPELKAPITGSSIRVPVPDVSIAILSLRLGRETTREEVLDYLRNVSLTSPLKRQIDFITAPDAVSSDFIGSRHASIVDAGATKVDGDNAILYLWYDNEFGYSCQVIRVVQHVSGVEYPTYPAPAV, from the coding sequence GTGACTGTCAAAGACGACTCGTTCACCAACTGGAAGAACCGCGAGGAGATCGCGGAGTCGATGATCCCGATGATCGGCAAGCTGCACCGGGAGCGGGACGTCACCGTCCTGGTGCACAGCCGGTCGTTGGTGAACAAGTCGGTGGTGAGCATCCTCAAGACCCACCGATTCGCCCGTCAGATCGCCGGTGAGGAGCTGTCGGTCACCGAGACGCTCCCCTTCCTGCAGGCCCTCACGACGCTCGACCTGGGCCCGTCCCAGATCGACATCGGCATGCTCGCCGCGACGTACAAGGCCGACACCCGCGGCCTGTCCGTGGAGGAGTTCACCGCCGAGGCCGTCGCCGGCGCGACCGGCGAGAACAAGATCGAGCGCCGCGAGCCCCGCGACGTCGTGCTGTACGGCTTCGGCCGCATCGGCCGCCTCGTCGCCCGGCTGCTCATCGAGAAGACCGGCTCCGGCAACGGCCTGCGGCTGCGGGCCATCGTCGTCCGCCGGGGCGGCGACCAGGACATCGTCAAGCGCGCCTCGCTGCTGCGCCGCGACTCCATCCACGGCCAGTTCCAGGGCACCATCACCGTCGACGAGGCGAAGAGCACGATCGTCGCCAACGGCAACGAGATCAAGGTGATCTACGCCAACGACCCCTCCGAGGTCGACTACACGGCGTACGGCATCAACGACGCCATCCTCATCGACAACACGGGCAAGTGGCGCGACCGTGCGGGCCTCTCGCACCACCTGCGCCCCGGCATCGCCAAGGTGGTCCTCACCGCGCCGGGCAAGGGCGACGTCCCGAACATCGTCCACGGCGTCAACCACGACACCATCAAGCCGGACGACCAGGTCATCTCCTGCGCGTCCTGCACCACCAACGCGATCGTCCCGCCGCTGAAGGCGATGGCCGACGAGTACGGCGTCCTGCGCGGCCACGTGGAGACCGTCCACTCGTTCACCAACGACCAGAACCTGCTGGACAACTACCACAAGGCCGACCGCCGCGGCCGCTCCGCGCCGCTCAACATGGTCATCACCGAGACGGGCGCCGCCTCCGCCGTGGCGAAGGCGCTCCCCGAGCTGAAGGCGCCCATCACCGGCAGCTCGATCCGCGTCCCGGTCCCGGACGTCTCGATCGCGATCCTCTCGCTGCGCCTGGGCCGCGAGACCACCCGCGAGGAGGTCCTCGACTACCTGCGCAACGTGTCGCTGACCTCGCCGCTGAAGCGCCAGATCGACTTCATCACCGCGCCCGACGCCGTGTCGAGCGACTTCATCGGCTCGCGCCACGCGTCGATCGTCGACGCCGGCGCCACCAAGGTCGACGGCGACAACGCCATCCTCTACCTCTGGTACGACAACGAGTTCGGCTACTCCTGCCAGGTCATCCGGGTCGTCCAGCACGTCTCGGGCGTCGAGTACCCGACCTACCCGGCCCCGGCGGTCTGA
- a CDS encoding class I SAM-dependent methyltransferase, which produces MTGEERGAGGASAAEVFDAVGARYEEVFAGVPGQLAALDWLADRLPPGARVLDVGSGTGRPAAERLVRAGFDVTGIDVSAEMVRVARERVPGARFERADVRTFEPPAGGYDAVCAFFPLLVMDQPEVADSLTRMASWVAPGGALVLATVPGDIRGLDIVWMGHRVTVSSLSAEEHLRLLAGAGLEVVHHHTAVYRPHGPDAGPEEHLYVHARRPA; this is translated from the coding sequence GTGACGGGTGAGGAGCGAGGGGCCGGCGGTGCGTCCGCCGCGGAGGTCTTCGACGCGGTGGGCGCGCGCTACGAGGAGGTGTTCGCCGGCGTACCGGGCCAACTGGCCGCCCTGGACTGGCTCGCGGACCGGCTGCCGCCCGGAGCGCGCGTGCTCGACGTGGGCAGCGGCACCGGACGCCCGGCGGCCGAGCGGCTGGTGCGGGCCGGCTTCGACGTCACCGGGATCGACGTGTCGGCCGAGATGGTGCGCGTGGCACGGGAGCGGGTGCCCGGCGCACGCTTCGAGCGGGCCGACGTACGGACCTTCGAGCCGCCCGCCGGCGGGTACGACGCGGTGTGCGCCTTCTTCCCGCTGCTCGTCATGGACCAGCCCGAGGTCGCGGACTCGCTGACGCGGATGGCGTCCTGGGTGGCGCCCGGCGGGGCGCTCGTCCTGGCGACGGTGCCCGGCGACATCCGCGGCCTGGACATCGTGTGGATGGGGCACCGGGTCACCGTCAGCAGCCTGTCGGCCGAGGAGCACCTGCGGCTGCTGGCGGGCGCGGGGCTGGAGGTCGTCCACCACCACACGGCGGTGTACCGGCCGCACGGCCCGGACGCGGGACCCGAGGAGCACCTGTACGTCCACGCGCGGCGCCCGGCGTGA
- a CDS encoding MmcQ/YjbR family DNA-binding protein, with translation MIDAEDVRRIALSFPETVEKEAWSIPTFRVAGKMYVTIPDDQTSFAVRCPRLEREELIAAEPEKFWVPPHEASSAWVRVRLAALEGLDELRDILVDSWRQAAPDRLAEDHPDLRPGGAAG, from the coding sequence ATGATCGATGCCGAGGACGTCCGCCGGATCGCCCTGTCCTTCCCCGAGACGGTGGAGAAGGAGGCGTGGTCCATACCCACGTTCCGCGTGGCGGGGAAGATGTACGTCACGATCCCCGACGACCAGACCTCGTTCGCCGTGCGCTGCCCGCGCCTGGAGCGCGAGGAGCTGATCGCGGCCGAGCCGGAGAAGTTCTGGGTGCCGCCGCACGAGGCCTCCTCGGCGTGGGTGCGGGTGCGGCTCGCCGCTCTGGAGGGCCTCGACGAGCTGCGGGACATCCTCGTCGACTCCTGGCGGCAGGCCGCGCCCGACCGGCTCGCCGAGGACCACCCGGACCTGCGGCCGGGTGGGGCGGCCGGCTGA